A single genomic interval of Lathyrus oleraceus cultivar Zhongwan6 chromosome 7, CAAS_Psat_ZW6_1.0, whole genome shotgun sequence harbors:
- the LOC127108251 gene encoding arabinogalactan protein 41: MASTKHSFGFGIVAILATLIFALSVPAAVHAQSLAPAPAPTSDGSSVDQGIAYLLMLLALVLTYIIHSADISYTL, from the exons ATGGCTTCCACTAAACATTCTTTCGGATTCGGAATTGTGGCTATCCTCGCCACTCTCATTTTCGCTCTTTCCGTTCCCGCCGCTGTTCACGCTCAATCTCTTGCACCTGCACCAGCTCCTACCAGCGACG GTTCATCGGTTGATCAAGGAATAGCTTATTTGTTGATGTTGTTGGCGCTGGTACTCACCTACATAATTCATTCGGCGGATATTTCATATACCTTATGA